Proteins encoded by one window of Kribbella flavida DSM 17836:
- a CDS encoding SDR family NAD(P)-dependent oxidoreductase has product MLAVVAGAGGGIGRACARALAVEHDVVLCVDRDEQAAAATAASLNGGTDARSGRPGDEVRAVAFVADAENPEFGASVARRAAEFGSVRSAVYAIAHEEHVPAGQLSRASMMRSLTVGPVAAFEFFRALPPAAGASYVTIGSLHASEPFQNCLGYNAAHGALAQVVRTLAHEWAERRIRVNAVVPGWIATPGEEAFYGADTLAKAAAGLPFGALGRPEQVADAVAFLASDAAAYISGSFLTVDGGLSVSLARLPGI; this is encoded by the coding sequence ATGCTGGCGGTCGTCGCTGGTGCCGGTGGCGGGATTGGCCGGGCGTGTGCCCGCGCCCTGGCGGTCGAGCATGACGTGGTGCTGTGCGTCGACCGCGACGAGCAGGCCGCGGCTGCCACCGCGGCCTCGCTGAACGGCGGGACCGACGCTCGATCGGGCCGACCGGGCGACGAGGTCCGGGCGGTGGCGTTCGTCGCCGACGCCGAGAACCCGGAGTTCGGCGCGTCGGTCGCGCGCCGGGCCGCGGAGTTCGGGTCGGTGCGGTCGGCCGTCTACGCGATCGCGCATGAGGAGCACGTCCCGGCCGGGCAGCTCAGCCGCGCGTCGATGATGCGCAGTCTGACCGTCGGACCGGTCGCCGCGTTCGAGTTCTTCCGTGCCCTGCCGCCGGCTGCCGGTGCATCGTACGTCACGATCGGTTCTCTGCATGCGTCCGAGCCGTTCCAGAACTGCCTGGGCTACAACGCCGCTCACGGCGCGCTCGCCCAGGTGGTCCGAACGCTGGCGCACGAGTGGGCCGAACGCAGGATCCGGGTCAACGCCGTGGTTCCGGGCTGGATCGCGACCCCCGGCGAAGAAGCGTTCTACGGTGCGGATACCCTGGCGAAGGCTGCCGCCGGGCTTCCCTTCGGTGCGCTCGGCCGACCGGAACAGGTCGCCGATGCCGTGGCCTTCCTGGCCTCCGACGCCGCGGCGTACATCTCCGGATCGTTCCTGACCGTCGACGGCGGACTGTCGGTGTCGCTGGCCCGACTGCCGGGGATCTGA
- a CDS encoding carbohydrate ABC transporter permease has product MTDRSHRLASTATTHLLAVIVSAVCAAPVLVVLIASLKSLSTFDNLSPFTGGWTLANYAELLTGGQLPRWVLNSLLVGVVVTALTVVIDLMAGFAFAKLRFRGREPLFLLLISTMMLPFSITLVPTYLLVARYGLVDTFPGLILPALSGPLGVYLMRQFIKGIPDALLEAATIDGASLPRIFLQIVVPLCRQPMAVLTVFTFVGTWNSFLWPLLIAQSDSMKTLTVGIATANLQFERNLGTITAQAIISLVPMLILFVAFQRFFVKGITAGAFKG; this is encoded by the coding sequence ATGACTGACCGTTCCCACCGGCTCGCCTCGACGGCCACCACCCACCTGCTCGCGGTGATCGTGTCGGCCGTCTGCGCGGCTCCGGTCCTGGTGGTGCTGATCGCGTCGCTGAAGAGCCTGAGCACCTTCGACAACCTGTCGCCGTTCACCGGCGGCTGGACCCTGGCGAACTACGCCGAACTGCTGACCGGCGGCCAGCTTCCGCGCTGGGTGCTGAACAGCCTGCTCGTCGGGGTCGTGGTGACCGCGCTGACGGTGGTGATCGACCTGATGGCCGGCTTCGCGTTCGCCAAACTGCGATTCCGGGGCCGGGAGCCACTGTTCCTGCTGCTGATCAGCACGATGATGCTGCCGTTCTCGATCACGCTGGTACCGACATACCTGCTGGTGGCGCGGTACGGGCTGGTCGACACGTTCCCAGGGCTAATCCTGCCGGCGCTGTCTGGGCCGCTCGGCGTCTACCTGATGCGGCAGTTCATCAAAGGGATCCCTGACGCGTTGCTGGAGGCCGCGACGATTGACGGCGCCTCGCTGCCGCGGATCTTCCTCCAGATCGTCGTGCCGCTGTGCCGCCAACCGATGGCGGTGCTGACGGTGTTCACGTTCGTGGGCACCTGGAACAGCTTCCTCTGGCCACTGCTGATCGCGCAGAGCGACTCGATGAAGACCCTGACCGTCGGCATCGCGACGGCCAACCTGCAGTTCGAACGCAACCTCGGCACGATCACCGCGCAGGCGATCATCAGCCTGGTGCCGATGCTGATCCTGTTCGTCGCGTTCCAGCGGTTCTTCGTCAAGGGGATCACCGCCGGTGCGTTCAAGGGATAG
- a CDS encoding glycoside hydrolase family 2, translating into MSEAIRTVSLSGDWEFRLDPHDEGFAQQWHSDPAAGFPHRITVPGAWNAQGFGYEDPVALQQYETRRRTELAPLIARRAVVLGDEAESERVFDVFPGPAWYRTTVVVPADWSGLTTSLVFAGVHRSATVWIDGRLAAEHQSYVTPLTIPLDDFATPGSPITIVVRVDARRDRATDPFLGCLDTLDFVHTEWGGLHHDVRLEATGPLRIEDVLLVPRLADQRVDISAALTLNAEPGAGDRPVTAEVESAAGELVGRAEGTSSNGRIALSVPLSDVRPWTPETPYLYRLRLRTGAASYEVRFGMKELSVDGDRFLLNGRPFFLRGYGDDCIFPETIAPPADVAEYRRRLGIAREYGFNYVRLHSWVPPEEYLDAADEVGMLVQPELPLASWHDVPATPQAGAVAAAAWEDLIRRYRNHTSVAVWCMGNELYDSFDTAGEMYRIAKQLDPTRPVIESDGSRLDAIDRPTLDFVSAPFEANDSIGLGDGKYELAGRPAKPVVAHEAGYFQTLPDPSELSRFGGGLSPYWLRQVAERLAHQGNQKRYAEHLDTSRRLQAACLKTNTEAARRSGLAGISVWLLQDYPNCPEGVLDMFYEPKLLTATEFRRFNAPTVLLLGGSLATRRNLAGGERVSVELIVSSFEHEPPPAATVRWNLRYGDKVVAAGSWDDVALPDGVHSIGSAELELPALPAAVKLTLSAELTAGQLHTDNSWDIWLYPRASGGERVPCTAGLADLLDRLREADPSDLAPGEPLLAERMTSAVRTHLDRGGRVLLLDPEPLFATEPTGFRPASWDGVGHYGLTFDKDHPALRAMPTEGWCDLQFYQLLQGSRSVSLGELPVEPIVTCSDLPSRMAHRSHLFEVRAGAGSLVVCGLDIAGAVRAGDPAAAYLLNELLGYLSGPELRPAVSLTGW; encoded by the coding sequence ATGTCTGAGGCAATCCGCACCGTGAGCTTGTCCGGCGACTGGGAATTCCGGCTCGACCCTCACGACGAAGGTTTCGCCCAGCAGTGGCACAGTGATCCAGCGGCCGGCTTCCCGCACCGCATCACCGTGCCGGGGGCCTGGAACGCTCAGGGCTTCGGGTACGAAGATCCGGTCGCGCTGCAGCAGTACGAAACCCGGCGCCGGACCGAGCTGGCACCGTTGATCGCCCGCCGGGCGGTGGTTCTGGGCGACGAGGCCGAGTCCGAGCGGGTGTTCGACGTCTTTCCCGGACCGGCCTGGTACCGAACGACCGTGGTGGTCCCGGCCGACTGGTCCGGCCTCACCACCTCGCTCGTCTTTGCCGGCGTCCATCGCAGCGCGACGGTCTGGATCGACGGCCGCCTCGCCGCCGAGCACCAGTCGTACGTCACACCGCTGACGATCCCGCTGGACGACTTCGCGACCCCCGGCTCCCCGATCACCATCGTGGTTCGCGTCGACGCCCGACGGGACCGAGCGACCGATCCCTTCCTCGGATGCCTCGACACCCTCGACTTCGTGCACACCGAATGGGGCGGGCTGCACCACGACGTCAGGCTGGAAGCGACCGGACCGCTGCGGATCGAGGACGTGCTGCTCGTCCCTCGCCTCGCCGATCAGCGGGTCGACATCTCCGCTGCCCTGACGCTGAATGCGGAGCCCGGCGCCGGCGACCGACCGGTCACCGCCGAGGTGGAGAGCGCCGCCGGCGAACTGGTCGGTCGCGCGGAGGGCACCTCGAGCAACGGGCGGATCGCGCTCTCCGTGCCGCTGAGCGACGTACGGCCGTGGACACCGGAGACGCCGTACCTCTACCGCTTGCGCCTGCGGACCGGCGCCGCGTCGTACGAGGTGCGCTTCGGGATGAAGGAACTGAGCGTCGACGGTGACCGGTTCCTGCTGAACGGACGCCCGTTCTTCCTGCGCGGGTACGGCGACGACTGCATCTTCCCCGAGACGATCGCTCCACCGGCCGATGTGGCTGAGTACCGCCGCCGGCTGGGCATCGCCCGCGAGTACGGGTTCAACTACGTGCGCCTGCACAGCTGGGTGCCTCCCGAGGAGTACCTGGACGCCGCCGATGAGGTCGGCATGCTGGTGCAGCCCGAGCTGCCGCTCGCCAGTTGGCACGACGTGCCGGCCACGCCACAGGCCGGGGCGGTCGCGGCGGCGGCCTGGGAGGACCTGATCCGCCGGTATCGCAACCACACGTCGGTCGCGGTGTGGTGCATGGGCAACGAACTTTACGACTCGTTCGACACGGCCGGCGAGATGTACCGGATCGCGAAGCAGCTGGACCCGACCCGCCCGGTCATCGAGTCCGACGGCAGCAGGCTCGACGCGATCGACCGACCGACACTGGACTTCGTCTCGGCACCGTTCGAGGCGAACGACTCGATCGGTCTCGGTGACGGCAAGTACGAACTTGCCGGCCGTCCGGCCAAACCGGTGGTGGCCCACGAGGCCGGCTACTTCCAGACGCTCCCGGACCCGTCGGAGCTGTCCCGCTTCGGCGGCGGACTCAGCCCGTACTGGCTGCGGCAGGTGGCCGAACGCCTTGCACACCAAGGGAACCAGAAGCGATACGCCGAGCACCTCGACACGTCGCGGCGGCTGCAGGCGGCCTGCCTGAAGACCAACACCGAGGCCGCCCGGCGGTCCGGGCTCGCCGGCATCTCGGTGTGGCTCCTGCAGGACTACCCGAACTGCCCGGAGGGCGTACTCGACATGTTCTACGAACCCAAGCTGCTGACCGCGACCGAGTTCCGCCGATTCAACGCCCCGACCGTGCTGCTGCTCGGCGGCTCGTTGGCGACCCGGCGCAATCTGGCCGGCGGTGAACGCGTGTCGGTGGAGCTGATCGTCTCGTCGTTCGAGCATGAACCGCCACCAGCGGCGACCGTCCGATGGAACTTGCGGTACGGCGACAAGGTGGTCGCCGCCGGCAGCTGGGACGACGTTGCGCTGCCGGACGGCGTCCATTCGATCGGCTCCGCCGAGCTCGAACTGCCTGCCCTGCCGGCTGCTGTCAAGCTCACGCTCAGCGCCGAGCTCACCGCCGGGCAGCTGCACACGGACAACAGCTGGGACATCTGGCTATATCCACGCGCCTCCGGCGGCGAACGCGTGCCCTGCACGGCCGGTCTCGCCGATCTGCTCGACCGCCTGCGGGAGGCGGATCCGAGCGACCTCGCGCCGGGGGAGCCTTTGCTGGCCGAGCGGATGACCTCGGCCGTTCGGACACACCTGGACAGGGGCGGCCGGGTCCTTCTACTCGACCCTGAGCCGCTGTTCGCCACCGAGCCGACCGGCTTTCGTCCGGCCTCGTGGGACGGCGTGGGGCACTACGGCCTGACGTTCGACAAGGACCACCCGGCGCTGCGAGCGATGCCGACCGAGGGCTGGTGCGACCTGCAGTTCTACCAGCTGCTGCAGGGCTCGAGATCGGTGTCATTGGGCGAGCTGCCGGTCGAGCCGATCGTCACCTGCAGCGACCTGCCCTCCCGGATGGCGCACCGCTCACACCTGTTCGAGGTCCGCGCCGGTGCGGGGTCCCTGGTTGTCTGCGGCCTCGACATCGCCGGTGCGGTCCGCGCCGGCGATCCGGCCGCGGCGTACCTGCTCAACGAGTTGCTCGGCTACCTGTCCGGGCCGGAGCTCCGGCCGGCGGTGTCGCTGACAGGGTGGTGA
- a CDS encoding ABC transporter substrate-binding protein, whose translation MKPSPLTRRHFLGLGATTGVAAAGLAAGCSPAGDAGGTSRKDADDGGKPVTLSFWKPPGLPPPDENKFFQQLTGDFGQSHGNDVVKHLLLPWDDAFTKYTAAFGGGTPPDVSYLILPWINQFGTAGGLAPLSDIDPGLDLSGVNQNAVDSAKIDGKLYGVPWYSSRVPLALNEAVWEKAGKPPLPKTYVELAEFVKLLTFDKAGRALADPRFDRRSISTYGMAWPGLWEVQANYLWNYLWAYGVDYISEDRKNVGFDNEQGRAALQQLRQIQESGAATPMSLYADPLKWEDMIWTGRAAVQWTSPPRAEKFKKHPTTRLKVLDLPSGPAGQFMIGGVGYLCIAAKSKYPETALEFIKRATSDDAVKRYLQQTLLFPIKDSVDGSIYSAVSDRQPRQFLLDTLAQGKYLRLTKPLPFNAEEYLAGEINNFVSGQKDLDKMIKDASKQIGTMARNAGL comes from the coding sequence ATGAAGCCATCCCCTCTCACCCGGCGCCACTTCCTCGGCCTCGGAGCCACCACCGGCGTCGCGGCCGCCGGTCTCGCGGCCGGCTGCAGTCCAGCCGGCGATGCCGGCGGCACGTCCCGCAAGGACGCCGACGACGGCGGCAAGCCCGTGACGCTGTCGTTCTGGAAGCCGCCGGGCCTGCCCCCGCCGGACGAGAACAAGTTCTTCCAGCAGCTGACCGGCGACTTCGGGCAGTCCCACGGCAACGACGTCGTCAAGCACCTGCTGCTGCCGTGGGACGACGCGTTCACCAAGTACACCGCCGCCTTCGGCGGGGGCACCCCGCCCGACGTGTCGTACTTGATCCTGCCTTGGATCAACCAGTTCGGGACGGCCGGCGGACTCGCGCCGCTGAGTGACATCGACCCCGGTCTGGATCTGTCGGGCGTGAACCAGAACGCGGTCGACTCGGCGAAGATCGACGGCAAGCTGTACGGCGTGCCGTGGTATTCCAGCCGGGTGCCGCTGGCACTCAACGAGGCCGTCTGGGAAAAGGCCGGCAAACCGCCGCTGCCGAAGACGTACGTCGAGCTCGCGGAGTTCGTCAAGCTGCTCACGTTCGACAAGGCCGGTCGGGCGTTGGCGGACCCGAGATTCGACCGACGGAGCATCAGTACGTACGGGATGGCCTGGCCAGGTCTGTGGGAGGTCCAGGCCAACTACCTGTGGAACTACCTGTGGGCCTACGGCGTGGACTACATCAGCGAGGACCGCAAGAACGTCGGTTTCGATAACGAGCAAGGCCGGGCGGCGCTGCAACAGCTGCGGCAGATCCAGGAGTCCGGCGCGGCGACCCCGATGTCGTTGTACGCCGACCCGCTGAAGTGGGAGGACATGATCTGGACCGGCCGAGCAGCGGTGCAGTGGACCTCGCCGCCGCGTGCCGAGAAGTTCAAGAAACACCCCACCACCCGGCTCAAGGTGCTGGACCTTCCCTCGGGGCCGGCCGGTCAGTTCATGATCGGTGGTGTCGGCTACCTGTGCATCGCGGCGAAGTCGAAGTACCCCGAGACCGCGCTGGAGTTCATCAAGCGTGCCACCTCGGACGACGCGGTGAAGCGGTACCTGCAGCAGACGCTGCTCTTCCCGATCAAGGACAGCGTCGACGGCAGCATCTACTCGGCGGTGTCGGACCGGCAGCCGCGGCAGTTCCTGCTCGACACCCTTGCTCAAGGCAAGTACCTGCGCTTGACCAAGCCGCTGCCGTTCAACGCCGAAGAGTACCTCGCGGGCGAGATCAACAACTTCGTGTCGGGTCAGAAGGATCTGGACAAGATGATCAAGGACGCCTCGAAGCAGATCGGCACCATGGCCAGGAACGCGGGCCTGTGA
- a CDS encoding GntR family transcriptional regulator has translation MPAEQIPPITAMSRRHHVAAALRDAISSGMLQPGDRLREPDLAAQFGTSRAPLREALRQLENEGLVVSSPYRGTVVLGISQVEIEEVIVPIRRTLERFALRHALPKLSAADFEQLQRLVDQMDASKDDADTITQADLQFHELLMERAEQPHCLQIWQLMQPRIRAYFQRDAKTLTSTARPAEQHARLLDALRSGDESQALAELDRHILEMPEPPTAD, from the coding sequence ATGCCGGCCGAGCAGATACCGCCGATCACAGCGATGTCGCGGCGGCACCACGTCGCGGCGGCACTGCGCGACGCCATTTCCAGTGGGATGCTGCAACCCGGCGACCGGTTGCGCGAACCCGACCTGGCCGCCCAGTTCGGCACCAGCCGCGCACCGTTGCGTGAGGCGCTGCGCCAACTGGAGAACGAGGGCCTGGTGGTGTCCTCGCCGTACCGCGGCACTGTGGTGCTGGGCATCTCCCAGGTTGAGATCGAAGAGGTCATCGTGCCGATCCGCCGGACGCTGGAGCGGTTCGCGCTGCGGCACGCACTGCCGAAGCTGTCCGCGGCCGACTTCGAGCAGCTGCAGCGCCTGGTCGACCAGATGGACGCGTCCAAGGACGACGCCGACACCATCACCCAGGCCGACCTGCAGTTCCACGAACTGCTGATGGAGCGGGCCGAACAGCCGCACTGCCTGCAGATTTGGCAGCTGATGCAGCCGCGGATCAGAGCGTACTTCCAGCGCGACGCCAAGACGCTGACCTCGACCGCCCGGCCGGCCGAGCAGCACGCCCGGCTGCTCGATGCGCTGCGTTCCGGCGACGAGAGCCAGGCCCTGGCGGAGCTGGACCGGCACATCCTCGAGATGCCCGAGCCGCCGACGGCCGACTGA
- a CDS encoding PIG-L deacetylase family protein has translation MRYVCVFAHPDDEMRCLGTLLRLHEAGHEIAFVTLTAGDKGLPFHPPDQQAKAAEIRAVEMRSVAAEFDAGYVCLDREDGFAFEDAQLRRDMITVLRQLRAEVVFTHWTTDYNPDHALTAKLVTDGALLAPLASFAPGTAPLPAAPRIWYVDPGPGHCFEATHFVAYSPVHADRKAALIRRHRSQMEVMRELSGEDYADHLLEYDRVTGRRLMAGPAEAFRPCLTERRIPWPSDLPGRLG, from the coding sequence ATGCGTTACGTCTGCGTCTTCGCCCATCCCGACGACGAGATGCGCTGCCTCGGGACGTTGCTGCGGCTCCACGAGGCCGGGCACGAGATCGCCTTCGTCACCCTGACCGCAGGCGACAAGGGACTGCCGTTCCACCCGCCGGACCAGCAGGCCAAGGCCGCCGAGATCCGGGCCGTGGAGATGCGGTCGGTCGCCGCCGAGTTCGACGCCGGCTACGTCTGCCTGGACCGGGAGGACGGATTCGCCTTCGAGGACGCGCAGCTGCGGCGGGACATGATTACCGTCCTGCGACAGCTGCGGGCGGAGGTGGTCTTCACCCACTGGACCACCGACTACAACCCCGATCACGCGCTGACCGCCAAGCTAGTCACGGACGGTGCATTGCTCGCTCCCCTGGCGTCGTTCGCGCCCGGCACCGCCCCGTTGCCTGCCGCACCGCGGATTTGGTACGTCGACCCCGGCCCTGGACACTGCTTCGAGGCCACCCACTTCGTTGCCTACAGCCCGGTCCACGCCGATCGTAAGGCCGCGCTGATCAGGCGGCACCGCAGCCAGATGGAGGTGATGCGCGAACTGAGCGGCGAGGACTACGCCGATCACCTGCTGGAGTACGACCGCGTCACCGGGCGCCGGCTGATGGCAGGTCCGGCGGAGGCCTTCCGGCCGTGCCTGACCGAACGCAGGATTCCTTGGCCGTCGGACCTCCCTGGCCGTCTCGGCTGA
- a CDS encoding mandelate racemase/muconate lactonizing enzyme family protein, producing MTGDVVVTDVEVLILDGGADYGSTLADGERSGPRLTCLIKVSTDAGVTGYADVDSHPWLVKAAVEAPTHIPEFCAGLKDAVVGQSVSDRDALWNRMYQHSWYHGRRGVVLHAMSGIDIAIWDIAGRLSGQPVYDLLGGRRRDRVLAYASTLFRPTPDEMREAVKHYLDLGFRAIKFGWGPWGGDPDLSIELFAAARAEAGPEVLLMADGHITGDLAAVRELVHRLEDYDPFWVEEPFPADRPDDLAALGRHAPVRIASGEQLGGVAEFRELLREPGLSVVQPDLSRCGGFTAFRDIAALATGPGCLVVPHAWTSHLLTAAAIQAAAWVPSGGYLEYNVSSAPLARGLATGLRLTDGEVEVPAGPGLGVDVDLDLIDKYRVV from the coding sequence GTGACGGGCGATGTGGTCGTCACCGACGTCGAGGTTCTGATCCTGGACGGCGGCGCCGACTACGGCAGCACGCTGGCCGATGGCGAGCGGTCCGGCCCGCGGCTGACCTGCCTGATCAAGGTCAGCACGGACGCCGGAGTGACCGGGTACGCCGATGTCGACTCACATCCCTGGCTGGTGAAGGCCGCGGTCGAGGCGCCGACGCACATCCCGGAGTTCTGCGCGGGCCTGAAGGACGCGGTCGTCGGGCAGAGTGTCAGTGACCGTGACGCGCTGTGGAATCGGATGTACCAGCACAGCTGGTACCACGGCCGGCGCGGCGTGGTGCTGCACGCGATGAGCGGGATCGACATCGCGATCTGGGACATTGCCGGGCGGTTGTCGGGGCAGCCGGTGTACGACCTGCTGGGCGGGCGCCGTCGGGACCGGGTGCTGGCCTACGCGAGCACTCTGTTCCGGCCGACCCCGGACGAGATGCGCGAGGCCGTCAAGCACTACCTGGACCTGGGCTTCCGGGCGATCAAGTTCGGCTGGGGGCCGTGGGGCGGCGATCCGGACCTCAGCATCGAGCTGTTCGCGGCGGCGCGGGCCGAGGCCGGACCCGAGGTGCTCCTGATGGCCGATGGTCACATCACCGGCGACCTGGCCGCGGTGCGCGAGCTCGTCCACCGGCTGGAGGACTACGACCCGTTCTGGGTGGAGGAGCCGTTCCCCGCGGACCGGCCGGACGACCTGGCCGCACTCGGCCGGCACGCCCCGGTCCGGATCGCGTCCGGTGAGCAGCTCGGCGGTGTCGCCGAGTTCCGTGAGCTGCTGCGCGAGCCCGGGTTGTCCGTCGTCCAGCCGGACCTGTCCCGCTGCGGCGGATTCACCGCCTTCCGCGACATCGCCGCGCTGGCGACCGGCCCCGGGTGCCTGGTCGTGCCTCACGCCTGGACGTCCCACCTGCTGACCGCGGCGGCGATCCAGGCGGCCGCATGGGTCCCCAGCGGCGGATACCTCGAGTACAACGTCTCGTCGGCGCCGCTCGCTCGCGGACTGGCGACGGGTCTGCGGTTGACCGACGGCGAGGTCGAGGTGCCGGCCGGACCGGGACTCGGCGTCGACGTCGATCTCGACCTGATCGACAAGTACCGGGTCGTCTGA
- a CDS encoding dihydrodipicolinate synthase family protein, protein MTVELAVDASLLVRGVSPVLAVPFTDQGEVDFDGFERLVQYVLSCGVTSVMFPGFASEFHKLSEDERWRLTHILLSRTRHLNDVAAVVAVQDHATILAVRRARAVVAAGADVINLLPPHFLTPSRRSLVDHICAVLEAVDPIPLVLQYAPTETGTSLDAATLGTIRERHPNLRLVKVESSPPGALIAELAARNPPLPAVEGYAGVQLPDAVRRGAVGTQPGCSFTEIYVEIWQRLTASDPDVAESGYELHRRLLPYISYWMLDTERIIAAEKLISVRRGLFASAYCREPAHRLDAEEVRMVDRFLAEFADRLPALG, encoded by the coding sequence ATGACAGTTGAGCTCGCAGTGGACGCGTCCCTGCTGGTCCGTGGCGTGTCGCCGGTCCTGGCGGTCCCGTTCACCGATCAGGGAGAGGTCGACTTCGACGGCTTCGAGCGCCTGGTGCAGTACGTGCTGTCGTGCGGAGTGACAAGCGTGATGTTCCCCGGCTTCGCCTCGGAGTTCCACAAGCTGTCCGAGGACGAGCGGTGGCGGCTGACGCACATCCTGCTCTCCCGCACCCGCCACCTCAACGACGTAGCCGCTGTGGTCGCCGTCCAGGATCACGCGACCATCCTGGCGGTTCGGCGCGCCCGCGCCGTGGTGGCGGCCGGCGCCGACGTGATCAACCTGTTGCCCCCGCACTTCCTCACGCCGTCGCGCCGGTCCCTCGTCGACCACATCTGTGCGGTGCTGGAGGCTGTCGACCCGATCCCGCTGGTGCTGCAGTACGCACCCACCGAGACGGGCACGAGCCTGGACGCGGCGACCCTCGGCACAATCCGCGAGCGGCACCCCAACCTCCGCCTGGTCAAGGTGGAGTCCTCCCCGCCGGGTGCCCTGATCGCCGAGCTGGCCGCCCGGAACCCACCCCTGCCTGCGGTCGAGGGGTACGCCGGCGTGCAACTGCCCGACGCCGTACGCCGGGGCGCGGTCGGCACGCAGCCCGGTTGCTCCTTCACCGAGATCTACGTCGAGATCTGGCAGCGCCTCACAGCCTCGGACCCGGACGTGGCCGAGTCCGGCTACGAGCTGCACCGGCGGCTGTTGCCCTACATCTCCTACTGGATGCTCGACACCGAACGCATCATCGCCGCCGAGAAGCTGATTTCGGTCCGGCGCGGCCTGTTTGCCAGCGCCTACTGCCGTGAGCCAGCCCACCGCCTCGACGCCGAAGAGGTCCGGATGGTCGACCGCTTCCTCGCCGAGTTCGCCGACCGGCTGCCCGCGCTCGGGTGA
- a CDS encoding carbohydrate ABC transporter permease → MSRRTGGRRAPGTAALFLGPKALLFVAFVLVPFAYTFVLMFQRGTLMRGFTFVGLDNLTSMLQDSLFWLTLRNTGLYLLVSVPLNIVVPLAVALLISRRIRGMRVYRSLIYIPSLLSIAATGLIWNVLIDPDIGPLYQLTNGVLGLDLPYLSNGTAAIVLVAVVGTWSALGFNSIIFMAGLNDIPEELYEAASIDGAGRARMFWEITLPLLRPVMQILLVLVTIAGIQVFDMIYVMTQGGPGTSTYTVMWYIYQNVFAGGSVGYAAAMGVIVLIVSLVITGLYLRLTRTEGATYD, encoded by the coding sequence GTGAGCCGGCGGACCGGGGGAAGGAGGGCTCCGGGGACGGCCGCGCTGTTCCTCGGCCCGAAGGCGCTGCTGTTCGTTGCCTTCGTCCTGGTGCCGTTCGCGTACACGTTCGTGCTGATGTTCCAGCGCGGCACGCTGATGCGTGGATTCACCTTCGTCGGCCTGGACAACCTGACCTCGATGCTGCAGGACAGCCTGTTCTGGCTGACCCTGCGCAACACCGGACTCTACCTGCTCGTGTCGGTACCGCTGAACATCGTCGTCCCGCTCGCGGTCGCCCTGCTGATCAGTCGTCGGATTCGCGGGATGCGGGTGTACCGGTCGCTGATCTACATCCCGTCGCTGTTGTCGATCGCGGCCACCGGCCTGATCTGGAACGTGCTGATCGACCCCGACATCGGTCCGCTGTACCAGTTGACGAACGGCGTGCTCGGGCTGGACCTTCCCTACCTGAGCAACGGCACCGCGGCGATCGTGCTCGTCGCTGTGGTCGGTACCTGGAGTGCGCTCGGCTTCAACTCGATCATCTTCATGGCCGGGCTGAACGACATCCCCGAGGAGCTCTACGAAGCAGCCAGCATCGACGGTGCCGGCCGGGCGCGGATGTTCTGGGAGATCACCCTGCCGCTGCTGAGACCGGTGATGCAGATCCTGCTGGTCCTGGTGACCATCGCCGGGATCCAGGTGTTCGACATGATCTACGTGATGACCCAGGGCGGACCGGGAACGTCCACGTACACCGTGATGTGGTACATCTACCAGAACGTCTTCGCAGGCGGATCCGTCGGCTACGCCGCGGCGATGGGGGTGATCGTGCTGATCGTCTCGCTGGTCATCACCGGTCTGTATCTTCGGCTCACCCGGACCGAGGGCGCGACCTATGACTGA